Proteins from a genomic interval of Lactococcus protaetiae:
- the purH gene encoding bifunctional phosphoribosylaminoimidazolecarboxamide formyltransferase/IMP cyclohydrolase, translating to MSKRALISVSDKTGIVEFAGELVKLGWEIISTGGTKAALDAAEIPNIAIDDVTGFPEMMDGRVKTLHPLVHGALLGRRDVESHLKAMHEYGIQPIDLVVVNLYPFKETLLAGGSYEEMIEKIDIGGPSMLRSAAKNHAAVTVLTDPADYETVLTELSNTGETLLTTRKRLAAKVFRHTASYDALIADYLGKQLHVTDPERTTLTYDVNQRLRYGENEHQAAVFYQTALSTSYSIAQSKQLNGKALSFNNIRDADAAIKIARDFTAAPTVVALKHMNPCGIGTSDTIEQAWDYAFEADSVSIFGGIVVLNREVDAATAEKMHKIFLEIIIAPSYSAEALEILTTKKKNLRLLQLDFAEAEASKSEMEYTGVLGGLLVQNQDVIVENPAEWTVATKTQPTAPQFEALKFAWKAVKFVKSNGILVSNEHQTLGVGPGQTNRVGSVKIALEAAFEKSRELTENAVLASDAFFPFADNIDEIAKSGVKAIVQPGGSVRDQEVIDACDKYGIAMVFTGVRHFRH from the coding sequence GATGCTGCCGAAATTCCGAACATTGCGATTGATGATGTTACGGGTTTTCCTGAGATGATGGATGGCCGTGTGAAAACCTTGCACCCTTTGGTGCATGGGGCACTCCTCGGACGACGAGATGTTGAAAGCCATCTTAAGGCAATGCATGAGTATGGGATTCAGCCGATTGACCTTGTAGTGGTTAATCTTTATCCGTTCAAAGAAACATTACTTGCAGGCGGCAGTTATGAAGAGATGATTGAGAAGATTGATATTGGTGGTCCCTCAATGCTACGCTCAGCGGCTAAAAATCATGCTGCGGTAACCGTTTTGACAGACCCAGCAGATTATGAAACTGTTTTGACAGAGCTGTCAAATACTGGGGAAACGCTGTTAACCACCCGAAAACGTTTGGCTGCCAAGGTTTTTCGCCATACGGCAAGTTATGATGCGCTGATTGCGGATTATTTAGGCAAGCAGCTCCACGTGACAGATCCTGAGCGCACGACATTGACTTATGATGTCAATCAACGTTTGCGTTATGGTGAAAATGAACATCAAGCTGCAGTATTTTATCAAACGGCGCTTTCAACGAGTTACTCGATTGCGCAGAGCAAGCAGCTCAATGGAAAAGCACTTTCATTTAATAATATTCGTGACGCGGATGCAGCGATTAAAATTGCGCGCGATTTCACAGCAGCACCGACCGTTGTGGCGTTGAAACACATGAATCCTTGTGGGATTGGAACGAGCGACACGATTGAGCAGGCTTGGGACTATGCCTTTGAAGCGGATTCTGTGTCAATTTTCGGTGGCATTGTTGTACTCAATCGTGAGGTTGACGCAGCAACGGCTGAAAAAATGCACAAAATTTTCCTTGAAATCATCATTGCACCAAGCTATTCTGCCGAAGCTTTGGAAATTTTGACGACGAAGAAGAAAAATCTGCGCTTGCTCCAGCTTGATTTCGCTGAAGCAGAAGCTTCCAAATCTGAGATGGAATACACCGGCGTGCTTGGCGGACTATTGGTGCAAAATCAAGATGTCATTGTAGAAAATCCAGCAGAATGGACAGTCGCAACAAAAACTCAGCCGACAGCACCGCAGTTTGAAGCCCTGAAATTTGCCTGGAAAGCGGTCAAATTTGTCAAGTCAAACGGAATTTTGGTATCCAATGAACACCAGACTTTGGGCGTTGGACCAGGTCAAACCAACCGTGTTGGCTCAGTTAAAATCGCGCTGGAAGCCGCATTTGAGAAGTCTCGTGAACTAACAGAAAATGCTGTGCTTGCGTCAGATGCTTTCTTCCCCTTTGCTGACAATATTGACGAAATCGCAAAATCAGGTGTCAAAGCCATCGTCCAACCTGGTGGGTCGGTACGCGACCAAGAGGTGATTGACGCTTGCGACAAGTACGGGATTGCCATGGTGTTCACTGGGGTGAGACATTTTAGACATTGA
- a CDS encoding YjjG family noncanonical pyrimidine nucleotidase, whose translation MTVLLFDIDNTLLNFDKAEYDALGKIFAHYHIADTAENRAIYSRENKALWRIHESGGMSREALTSTRFVKAFEALNVWSDGLDGVAIDAEYQTYLSEGHELMSHAKELLSVLTERRQEMYVVSNGTSRVSRPRIVEAGIAEYFQEIFISEEVGAHKPSREFFDRVFAQIDSAERKEFTIVGDSLATDILGGKNAGIHTVWYNPKHLMYSEDIKPEREISDLLEILELVGE comes from the coding sequence ATGACAGTTTTACTTTTCGACATTGACAACACTCTTCTCAATTTTGACAAAGCGGAGTATGATGCGCTGGGCAAGATTTTTGCGCATTATCACATTGCTGATACGGCTGAAAATCGGGCGATTTATTCACGAGAAAACAAAGCACTTTGGCGGATTCATGAGTCGGGTGGAATGTCGCGCGAAGCGCTTACTTCGACTCGATTTGTGAAGGCTTTTGAGGCACTGAATGTCTGGTCTGATGGGCTTGATGGTGTTGCGATTGATGCGGAATATCAGACCTATTTGTCAGAGGGGCATGAGCTGATGAGCCATGCTAAAGAATTGCTGTCAGTGCTGACAGAGCGTCGTCAGGAGATGTATGTTGTGAGTAATGGTACATCGCGTGTGTCGCGACCTCGTATTGTGGAAGCGGGTATTGCCGAATACTTCCAAGAAATTTTCATTAGCGAAGAAGTAGGGGCGCATAAGCCTTCTCGCGAATTTTTCGACCGTGTATTTGCGCAGATTGATAGCGCAGAACGTAAGGAATTTACGATTGTCGGCGATAGTCTTGCAACGGATATCTTGGGTGGCAAAAACGCTGGTATTCACACGGTTTGGTACAATCCAAAACATCTTATGTATTCAGAAGATATTAAACCTGAGCGTGAGATTTCTGATTTGTTGGAGATTTTAGAGCTGGTAGGAGAATAA
- a CDS encoding TetR/AcrR family transcriptional regulator, with translation MSLREEKKKAKRLEIIENALRLFEEKGFDGVTTEEIATASAIAKKTLFQYFSSKDDIIFNDETILLDLISSWLRSNPDNVWESYPDFIRQCIADDDDPKNFFNIPKIIDETPHLRLRLLKTWALYEQTIAELLVESAYSALDARILANKMTLTLRLLFDGSFSVEDVLSHV, from the coding sequence ATGAGCTTAAGAGAAGAAAAGAAAAAAGCCAAACGGCTTGAAATCATAGAAAATGCGCTGCGCCTTTTTGAAGAAAAGGGCTTTGATGGCGTAACCACCGAGGAAATTGCGACAGCCTCAGCGATTGCTAAAAAAACCCTTTTTCAATATTTTTCGAGCAAGGACGATATTATCTTTAATGATGAAACCATTCTCCTAGATTTAATCTCGTCTTGGCTGAGGTCAAATCCTGACAATGTTTGGGAGAGTTATCCTGACTTTATCCGGCAGTGTATCGCTGACGATGATGACCCGAAAAACTTTTTCAATATCCCAAAAATCATTGACGAGACGCCACATTTGCGGCTGCGCCTCCTCAAGACTTGGGCGCTTTATGAGCAAACGATTGCTGAGCTGCTTGTCGAGTCTGCTTATTCTGCGCTTGACGCTCGTATTCTGGCGAATAAAATGACGCTGACTTTGCGACTGCTTTTTGATGGTTCTTTTTCGGTAGAGGATGTTTTGAGTCATGTTTGA
- a CDS encoding MDR family MFS transporter, protein MEKHNNMRLLMIPLMLVLFISTLDQTVVAASLSSIGKALGDANQVTWVTTAYLITSAVTTLIFGKLGDMIGRKLMLQVSLSIFLIGSLLCGLSGNMWLLIASRAFQGIGGGGLATLCMAVVGDLVPPLERSRYQGLIGLVPSVALVAGPFLGGFITDQLSWHWIFFINLPIGIVALVFIGACLHLEKRKISGKIDVWGAVTISIATATLLLNLSLGGEKWTWASGQSIGLFATAALMLLAFILIERKVKAPITPLTFFKSNIFTISTIQFFLVSATMFVFMLFTPMYFQMLRGYSASSAGSTVIPLMIGVIIASASLGEFITRTGRYKILPVFASSLIAISALMMGMIGEHTNVWYVAAALFISGLGQGAMIQTVTVAGQNAVPFQHIGAATGALNFFKSLGGSFSSVIFASILANATGNSLLPAHLAHGFSITFLWVLPLMAISFILAIFMKEKPLSEEMVKIAAGEEEAPEY, encoded by the coding sequence ATGGAAAAACACAACAATATGCGCTTGCTCATGATTCCACTCATGCTGGTGCTATTTATCTCTACACTTGACCAAACGGTCGTGGCAGCAAGTCTAAGCTCAATCGGCAAGGCACTTGGTGATGCCAATCAAGTCACATGGGTAACGACTGCTTACTTGATTACAAGCGCCGTTACTACGCTGATTTTTGGCAAACTTGGTGATATGATTGGGCGCAAGCTCATGCTTCAAGTTTCGCTCAGTATTTTTCTGATTGGTTCGCTTTTGTGCGGACTTTCAGGCAATATGTGGTTGCTCATTGCCAGCCGTGCTTTTCAAGGCATTGGTGGTGGCGGTCTCGCAACGCTTTGTATGGCAGTGGTCGGTGATCTTGTCCCACCACTCGAACGCTCACGCTATCAAGGCTTGATTGGGCTGGTTCCATCTGTTGCGTTGGTTGCAGGACCATTCTTGGGAGGTTTTATTACAGACCAACTCAGCTGGCATTGGATTTTCTTCATTAATCTTCCGATTGGCATCGTGGCACTCGTTTTTATTGGCGCTTGCCTTCATCTTGAAAAACGTAAAATCTCAGGAAAGATTGACGTCTGGGGAGCAGTCACGATTTCGATTGCGACAGCGACACTTTTGCTCAACCTCAGTCTTGGCGGTGAAAAATGGACATGGGCTTCAGGACAAAGTATCGGTTTATTTGCGACCGCTGCCCTCATGCTCCTCGCCTTTATCTTGATCGAACGTAAGGTAAAAGCACCGATTACACCATTGACTTTTTTCAAATCCAATATTTTCACGATATCTACGATTCAATTTTTCTTGGTTTCAGCAACAATGTTTGTTTTCATGCTTTTCACGCCGATGTATTTCCAAATGCTTCGTGGTTATTCTGCAAGTAGCGCAGGCTCAACCGTGATTCCGCTGATGATTGGGGTTATCATAGCCTCAGCATCACTTGGTGAATTTATCACACGCACAGGTCGTTATAAAATTCTCCCTGTTTTTGCTAGTAGCTTGATTGCAATTAGTGCGCTGATGATGGGAATGATAGGTGAGCATACAAATGTCTGGTATGTCGCAGCAGCACTCTTTATCAGCGGTCTTGGACAAGGGGCAATGATTCAAACCGTCACAGTTGCTGGGCAAAATGCCGTGCCTTTTCAGCATATCGGGGCAGCCACAGGAGCACTCAATTTCTTTAAAAGTCTTGGTGGCTCATTTAGCTCCGTTATTTTTGCCTCTATCTTGGCAAATGCGACTGGAAACAGCCTACTTCCAGCACATTTGGCGCACGGCTTCTCTATCACATTCCTCTGGGTTCTTCCGCTCATGGCAATTTCCTTTATCCTCGCTATCTTCATGAAAGAAAAACCACTCTCAGAAGAAATGGTTAAAATCGCTGCTGGTGAAGAAGAAGCGCCAGAATATTGA
- a CDS encoding SDR family NAD(P)-dependent oxidoreductase, with the protein MNQQIPFDNYKFNFKTTAKKVMKDIDLTGKIALVTGGYSGVGLETVKQFVSAGAQVIVPARRLDVAQTALTGLSNLTVLPMNLQNPVSIHDFADSVKSKFDKIDILVNSAGIMYVPLQRDERGIESHFATNHLGHFQLTMELLPLLKAAGNARVITVSSRAQQSTGLLADWNFTDESTYSPQIGYQQSKTANVLFSVKLDALGQKDGIRAFAVHPGMVLMTNIGREQFHVAPWQRTIADKFGFIHIPVFFQGLKAGFDRSKYRYFKTTRQGAATQVWAAVSPDLTDKGGLYCEDVNIARLMADSEADNFGGGVRQHSIDLKAADRLWEISVSSTGLDY; encoded by the coding sequence ATGAATCAGCAAATTCCATTTGACAACTACAAGTTTAATTTTAAAACAACTGCAAAAAAAGTGATGAAAGATATTGACTTGACTGGGAAAATCGCACTGGTGACAGGCGGTTATTCAGGCGTTGGGCTAGAAACGGTTAAGCAATTTGTCAGTGCTGGCGCGCAAGTCATCGTTCCTGCTAGACGGCTTGATGTGGCACAGACAGCATTGACAGGACTGTCAAATTTGACAGTTTTACCAATGAACTTACAAAATCCTGTCAGTATTCATGATTTTGCTGACAGCGTCAAAAGTAAATTTGACAAGATTGACATTTTGGTCAATTCTGCTGGAATCATGTATGTTCCGCTGCAGCGCGATGAGCGTGGGATAGAATCTCACTTTGCGACCAATCATCTCGGACATTTCCAATTAACAATGGAGCTTTTACCCTTGCTCAAAGCAGCTGGAAATGCCCGTGTCATCACAGTTTCTAGCCGTGCTCAACAGTCCACAGGCTTGCTGGCAGACTGGAACTTCACTGACGAAAGCACCTACAGTCCTCAAATCGGCTATCAGCAATCAAAAACGGCAAATGTCTTGTTTTCCGTCAAACTTGACGCACTCGGACAAAAAGACGGCATACGCGCTTTCGCCGTTCATCCTGGCATGGTCCTTATGACAAATATCGGTCGCGAGCAATTTCATGTCGCCCCCTGGCAACGGACAATCGCTGACAAGTTCGGTTTTATTCATATTCCTGTCTTTTTTCAAGGTCTAAAAGCTGGCTTTGACCGTAGCAAATATCGTTATTTCAAAACCACTCGTCAAGGCGCAGCAACACAAGTTTGGGCAGCCGTCAGCCCTGACCTCACTGACAAGGGTGGTCTTTACTGCGAAGACGTCAATATCGCAAGACTGATGGCTGACAGCGAAGCTGACAACTTTGGCGGCGGTGTCCGTCAACACTCGATTGACCTCAAAGCAGCTGACAGACTTTGGGAAATTTCTGTCAGTAGCACTGGGCTGGATTATTGA
- a CDS encoding TetR/AcrR family transcriptional regulator, which produces MTERKNQYQSFHEFIITATMQCLDKHTLSELSVTEICERAGVSRMAFYRHFKSKEQVLLEYFTPIYGDFLDNLSNLTEINSQILAEKLVDFFASQGAEIRKATQAGYYLLIFQVFTKKLAEFYDKTTTWEDYVSTKRQWWNDFMAAGLFYVLGNWAKHSGPETREEVIKMVIEFHE; this is translated from the coding sequence ATGACCGAGCGCAAGAATCAGTATCAATCTTTTCACGAATTTATCATCACGGCGACCATGCAATGTCTGGATAAGCACACGCTTTCAGAGTTGTCAGTAACCGAGATTTGCGAGCGAGCAGGAGTCAGCCGAATGGCATTTTATCGCCATTTCAAGAGCAAAGAGCAGGTGCTGCTGGAGTATTTCACGCCAATATACGGTGACTTTTTGGATAATCTGTCAAATCTGACAGAAATCAACAGCCAGATTCTCGCCGAAAAACTCGTTGATTTTTTTGCCAGCCAAGGCGCTGAAATCAGAAAAGCCACGCAAGCAGGCTACTATCTCCTGATTTTTCAGGTCTTTACCAAAAAACTCGCCGAATTTTATGACAAAACAACGACTTGGGAGGACTACGTCAGCACCAAACGCCAATGGTGGAACGACTTCATGGCAGCAGGTCTATTCTACGTTTTGGGAAATTGGGCAAAACACAGCGGACCCGAAACGCGCGAGGAAGTGATCAAAATGGTGATTGAATTTCATGAATGA
- a CDS encoding MFS transporter, protein MEKVETAKKFWNRDFILYMISFDMAEIATAFLRFAIPVYILTQTGNATLLGTVMTLSWFPFVLFTSVGGVLADRMNKRRIITIFNFLIALLIGIYTIFSGIFDHFSLTVSLLFLMTSLQSLQSPAFDTIVYQLIPMEQLMKANQVTWVLMIASGVLAPMLAGLMLAHLGLTSLMIASSLLFLLAAGLNSQLKISFKKTKQEQGIFRTSWSDFKSSLRYIGREDEVLKRSTIGLFLYALLLFPILTLLPTVLIHQRLLMGEASVGFAQGFIMIGGVLGVLLISKIGKQVTIQKSATLLIVSSSLMLLTLVLFGLTEHPGLAYGILLVGSLLVNTTLVIYSLNYFTYLGQRTDEQMVGKIMAFAITVMMLGGTLSQFALGRFFEIFSENLALAGMILPLVVLLFSFTIRIKTK, encoded by the coding sequence ATGGAAAAAGTAGAAACAGCGAAAAAGTTTTGGAATCGTGACTTCATTCTTTACATGATTTCATTTGATATGGCTGAGATTGCAACGGCATTTTTACGCTTTGCAATTCCTGTCTATATCTTGACTCAAACGGGTAATGCTACGCTTTTAGGCACAGTGATGACACTTTCTTGGTTTCCTTTTGTACTTTTTACCTCGGTCGGTGGTGTGCTGGCTGACCGGATGAATAAAAGGCGGATTATTACCATTTTTAATTTTCTGATTGCACTGCTCATTGGAATTTACACGATTTTTTCAGGAATTTTTGACCATTTTTCCTTAACAGTTTCTCTGCTTTTTTTGATGACAAGTCTGCAAAGCTTGCAGTCACCCGCTTTTGACACGATTGTTTATCAGCTTATTCCAATGGAGCAGCTGATGAAAGCCAATCAAGTCACATGGGTCCTAATGATTGCTTCAGGAGTTCTCGCACCAATGCTTGCAGGGCTTATGCTTGCTCATCTAGGACTGACCAGTCTCATGATTGCTAGTAGTTTGCTTTTCTTGCTTGCCGCTGGGCTAAATTCGCAGCTGAAAATCAGTTTCAAAAAGACGAAACAGGAACAGGGCATTTTTCGGACAAGCTGGTCAGATTTCAAGTCAAGCCTGAGATACATTGGACGAGAAGATGAGGTGCTCAAGCGCTCCACTATCGGCTTATTTCTCTATGCATTGCTGCTTTTCCCAATCTTGACTTTACTCCCCACAGTTCTCATTCATCAGCGACTTCTTATGGGAGAGGCGAGTGTTGGCTTCGCACAAGGTTTTATTATGATTGGTGGTGTGCTGGGTGTTCTTTTAATCAGCAAAATCGGCAAGCAAGTGACTATCCAGAAAAGTGCGACTTTACTTATAGTCAGTTCGAGTTTGATGTTACTGACTCTCGTTTTGTTTGGGCTGACGGAGCATCCTGGACTAGCGTACGGGATTTTATTGGTCGGTTCTCTCTTGGTCAACACGACTTTAGTGATTTATTCGCTGAATTATTTTACCTATCTCGGTCAGCGTACTGACGAGCAGATGGTAGGCAAGATAATGGCTTTTGCCATAACCGTCATGATGTTGGGAGGGACACTCTCACAGTTTGCCCTCGGACGATTTTTTGAAATATTTAGTGAAAATCTTGCACTTGCAGGCATGATTTTACCACTTGTAGTGCTGTTATTTTCATTTACGATAAGGATAAAGACGAAGTAA
- a CDS encoding MmcQ/YjbR family DNA-binding protein — translation MKQTIDDYLQAKIGAEKDFQPDWEAHRYLIRGKMFAMHATDKNGKEILTLKLLPEHGEELRELHKDKIIAGYYMNKTHWNSIYLTENLPDELIKKMIDESYRLILGGFSKKVQREIMEGEV, via the coding sequence ATGAAACAAACGATTGATGATTACTTACAAGCAAAAATTGGCGCAGAAAAAGATTTTCAGCCTGACTGGGAGGCGCATCGTTATCTGATCCGTGGGAAAATGTTTGCCATGCACGCGACTGATAAAAATGGGAAGGAAATTTTGACCCTCAAGCTCTTGCCCGAACACGGCGAGGAGTTGCGTGAGTTGCACAAGGACAAGATAATTGCAGGTTATTACATGAACAAAACGCACTGGAATAGCATTTATCTCACAGAAAATCTGCCTGATGAACTCATCAAAAAGATGATTGATGAGAGTTATCGTTTGATTCTTGGAGGATTTAGCAAGAAAGTGCAGCGTGAAATTATGGAAGGAGAAGTATGA
- a CDS encoding ABC transporter ATP-binding protein, translated as MMIEIQDLKKSYANNQVLKGVNLTIEKGSCTALVGNNGSGKSTIVDIITKSKKANSGQINYDFDEQKLFEHIGVQLQNADFDQRLKVKEIIRLWRDIYGEPDAEIAQFIKILGIDEIMNQRSTKLSGGQKQKLSILLSVFHQPELLILDELTTGLDAATREDVREFIREYNNKGKTVFIVSHYMDEVEALCDVVHFLKDGVIFESGNPKALLVKHDVKNLQEFVRKNMRKAVSHV; from the coding sequence ATGATGATAGAAATTCAAGACTTGAAAAAGTCCTATGCTAATAATCAAGTTTTAAAAGGTGTCAATCTGACGATTGAGAAAGGCTCTTGTACAGCGCTTGTCGGTAATAATGGCTCTGGAAAATCAACGATTGTTGATATTATCACAAAATCTAAAAAGGCAAATAGTGGACAAATCAACTATGACTTTGATGAGCAAAAACTTTTTGAGCATATTGGTGTGCAGCTACAAAATGCTGACTTTGACCAGCGCTTAAAGGTCAAGGAAATCATTCGACTCTGGCGTGATATTTATGGAGAGCCAGACGCTGAAATTGCACAATTTATCAAGATTTTGGGCATTGATGAAATCATGAATCAGCGTTCAACGAAGTTATCTGGTGGACAAAAACAGAAGTTGAGTATTTTGCTCTCTGTTTTTCATCAGCCAGAGCTGTTGATTTTGGACGAGCTGACGACAGGCTTGGATGCAGCGACACGTGAAGATGTGCGCGAATTTATCCGTGAATACAATAACAAAGGTAAAACAGTCTTTATCGTCAGTCATTACATGGACGAGGTTGAGGCGCTCTGTGATGTTGTTCATTTCCTCAAAGATGGTGTAATTTTTGAATCAGGAAATCCAAAAGCGTTACTTGTCAAGCATGATGTGAAAAATCTGCAAGAATTTGTCCGAAAAAATATGAGAAAGGCGGTGAGCCATGTTTAA
- the purD gene encoding phosphoribosylamine--glycine ligase: MRILVIGSGGREHAIAKKFTQSAQVSEVFCAPGNAGMKKDGIHIVNISELDNENLVKFALNQNIDLTFVGPETALMNGVVDAFDAVGLRIFGPTKAAAELEGSKDFAKQIMKKYGVPTADYATFEGLDEALAYVREKGAPIVIKADGLAAGKGVTVAMDLEVAEAALADIFEDGRGKVVIEEFLDGEEFSLFSFVHEGKIYPMPIAQDHKRAFDGDKGPNTGGMGAYSPVLHLPQSVVDEALERVVRPTVAGLISEGKSFTGVLYAGLILTANGVKTIEFNARFGDPETQVVLPRLTSDLALALDAILDGREPELTWLENGVTLGVVVASSGYPATSTKNLEIPNIPADLNVYYAGVAEKSGKLVSNGGRVYLVSETGIDVASTQKSLYEKLAKLDNQGMFYRHDIGSRGL; this comes from the coding sequence ATGAGAATTTTGGTGATTGGTAGTGGTGGACGTGAGCACGCGATTGCAAAGAAGTTCACGCAGAGTGCTCAGGTGAGTGAGGTTTTTTGCGCACCAGGGAATGCTGGTATGAAAAAAGACGGAATTCACATTGTCAATATTTCCGAACTTGATAATGAAAATTTAGTCAAATTTGCTCTAAATCAAAACATTGACTTGACTTTTGTTGGTCCTGAAACAGCCTTGATGAATGGTGTAGTTGACGCATTTGATGCAGTTGGATTACGAATATTTGGACCGACAAAAGCGGCGGCTGAGCTTGAGGGCTCAAAGGATTTTGCCAAGCAAATCATGAAAAAATATGGGGTGCCAACGGCGGACTATGCGACTTTTGAGGGGCTGGACGAGGCGCTAGCTTATGTGCGAGAAAAGGGCGCACCGATTGTCATCAAGGCTGATGGCTTGGCGGCTGGCAAAGGTGTGACGGTGGCAATGGACTTGGAAGTTGCTGAGGCTGCTCTGGCTGATATTTTTGAGGATGGACGAGGAAAAGTTGTCATTGAGGAATTTTTAGATGGCGAAGAGTTCTCTTTGTTTAGTTTTGTGCATGAGGGCAAGATTTATCCAATGCCGATTGCGCAAGACCACAAGCGTGCTTTTGATGGCGACAAAGGTCCGAATACTGGGGGGATGGGTGCTTATTCGCCTGTTTTACATCTGCCACAAAGTGTGGTGGACGAAGCGCTTGAGCGTGTCGTTAGACCGACAGTTGCAGGGCTGATTTCCGAGGGGAAATCCTTTACTGGCGTGCTTTATGCAGGTTTGATTTTGACTGCTAATGGTGTAAAAACGATAGAGTTCAATGCTCGTTTTGGCGACCCTGAGACGCAGGTCGTTTTACCACGCTTGACAAGTGATTTGGCGCTTGCGCTTGACGCGATTTTGGACGGACGCGAGCCAGAGCTGACATGGCTTGAAAATGGTGTCACGCTTGGCGTTGTCGTGGCGTCTAGTGGTTATCCTGCAACAAGTACGAAAAATCTGGAAATACCGAACATTCCAGCTGATTTGAATGTTTACTATGCGGGTGTCGCAGAAAAATCAGGCAAGCTTGTAAGTAACGGTGGTCGTGTCTATTTAGTCTCTGAAACAGGCATTGATGTCGCAAGCACACAGAAATCCCTTTATGAAAAATTAGCGAAATTGGATAATCAAGGAATGTTTTATCGGCATGATATAGGTTCGCGTGGATTATGA
- a CDS encoding DUF523 domain-containing protein — translation MSKILVSACLAGFPCRYDGKAKTNEEVVALVKQGLAIPICPEQLAGLATPRPPMEILGERVVAVTGEAFTEEFSYGARATLHLAQKFGCSQAILK, via the coding sequence ATGAGCAAGATCCTTGTAAGTGCTTGTCTAGCAGGCTTTCCATGTCGTTATGATGGAAAAGCGAAAACAAATGAAGAAGTTGTAGCGCTTGTAAAACAAGGCCTTGCAATTCCAATCTGTCCTGAGCAACTTGCGGGTTTGGCGACTCCAAGACCTCCAATGGAAATCTTAGGAGAGCGAGTTGTAGCCGTTACTGGTGAGGCATTCACTGAGGAATTTTCCTATGGTGCAAGGGCAACTTTGCACTTGGCACAAAAATTTGGATGTAGTCAAGCGATTTTGAAGTGA
- a CDS encoding HAD hydrolase family protein: MIFVFDIDGTICFNGVKIADDILSALTALEKHGHQLVFASARPVRDMLPLLANFSENFLIGGTVRLFGKMNRLKL; the protein is encoded by the coding sequence ATGATTTTTGTTTTCGATATAGATGGGACGATTTGTTTTAACGGTGTAAAAATCGCTGATGACATTCTGTCAGCACTGACAGCGCTTGAAAAACACGGTCATCAGCTCGTTTTTGCTTCAGCTCGTCCTGTCAGAGATATGCTGCCTCTACTGGCAAATTTTTCTGAAAATTTTCTCATCGGGGGAACGGTTCGATTGTTCGGAAAAATGAACAGATTGAAATTGTAA
- a CDS encoding HAD hydrolase family protein — protein sequence MGNSDFEWLRKFVISGNLDYLVDTDWDYALKNQHDEITNINQKIDQNHLAKNISLNEIAQAIKFNILNFSGDEVAFNKLNVEIIRHENTKSLDITAKNINKYTTFRRYFPSENYIAFGNDANDVKLLKHAAYSVAIGDNPALNFADEYLSALTMTQFLKEKKWQK from the coding sequence ATTGGAAACTCTGACTTTGAATGGCTTAGAAAGTTTGTTATTTCAGGGAATTTGGACTATCTCGTAGATACTGACTGGGACTATGCACTGAAAAATCAGCATGATGAAATCACGAACATTAACCAGAAAATCGACCAAAATCATCTGGCGAAAAATATCTCGTTGAATGAAATTGCGCAAGCGATAAAGTTCAATATCTTGAATTTTTCAGGAGATGAAGTAGCGTTCAATAAGTTGAACGTTGAAATCATTCGCCATGAGAACACGAAAAGCCTTGATATCACTGCAAAGAATATCAATAAATACACAACATTCAGAAGATATTTTCCATCAGAAAACTACATTGCGTTTGGCAATGATGCAAATGATGTAAAACTTCTGAAACACGCAGCATATTCTGTTGCAATCGGCGACAATCCTGCATTGAATTTTGCAGATGAATACTTGTCAGCACTGACAATGACACAATTTTTGAAGGAGAAAAAATGGCAGAAGTAG